From the Gallaecimonas kandeliae genome, one window contains:
- a CDS encoding VOC family protein has translation MAQLQSIVPCLWFDDQAETAARFYCSVFPNAALTAITRYPDAGQEIHHRPAGSVMTVAFELDGQAFTALNGGPAFKLNEAISLQLCCDTQQEIDYFWEALGQDGPVESQQCGWLKDRFGLSWQVVPRRLPELMADPTRAPRVMQALLQMKKLDIAGLEQA, from the coding sequence ATGGCACAGCTCCAATCCATAGTCCCCTGCCTCTGGTTCGATGATCAGGCCGAAACGGCCGCCCGCTTCTACTGCAGCGTCTTTCCCAATGCCGCCCTGACTGCCATTACCCGTTATCCCGACGCAGGCCAGGAGATCCACCACAGGCCAGCAGGGAGTGTCATGACAGTTGCCTTTGAACTGGACGGCCAGGCCTTTACGGCGCTGAACGGCGGGCCCGCCTTCAAACTCAACGAGGCCATTTCCCTGCAGCTGTGCTGCGACACCCAGCAGGAGATCGATTATTTCTGGGAGGCCCTTGGCCAGGATGGCCCTGTTGAGTCCCAACAATGTGGCTGGCTGAAGGACCGCTTCGGACTCAGCTGGCAGGTGGTGCCGAGGCGCCTACCGGAACTGATGGCGGACCCCACCCGGGCCCCCAGGGTGATGCAGGCCCTGCTGCAAATGAAGAAGCTCGACATCGCCGGGCTGGAACAGGCTTGA